In the genome of Phlebotomus papatasi isolate M1 chromosome 2, Ppap_2.1, whole genome shotgun sequence, one region contains:
- the LOC129803789 gene encoding serine-enriched protein isoform X1 codes for MATALPTYHPSLFNMTAASFPEAYPSTSAACGYFESDLSIFENKSGLAEDMKFLASMPELCDVTFLVGETREPVCAVKAVLASRSRVFQKLLYQAPSPQRRKEPPQRENKLRLFLKRSSEPLLNLQNAAQQRSGFTNQLAPIPEPTGHQHQTLIIEEFEPDVFRQLIEYIHTGGVTLQPRTLLGVMNAADYYGLEELRKACAGFVQYCINVDTVCALLASAERYIQYKCTKNLVQKVLEFVDEHGNEVLNLGSFTLLPQHVVRLILAREELRADEFTKFQAALMWSKKYCDNNPINPLKEVLGNFLEYIQFHKIPANVLMREIHPLGLVPYSIIMNALAFQADPASVDPGKLSPNSSRVRRARHAKGRSMSVQSSLDPYGSNTTLSSTGSSDPPNGTCSSN; via the exons ATGGCAACAGCTCTTCCAACGTACCATCCGTCACTCTTCA ATATGACGGCAGCTTCTTTCCCCGAAGCTTATCCCTCAACATCCGCCGCTTGTGGATATTTCGAGTCCGATTTATCTATTTTCGAGAACAAAAGTGGACTAGCTGAGGACATGAAGTTCCTGGCATCGATGCCAGAACTCTGTGATGTCACGTTTCTGGTTGGAGAGACCAGGGAACCCGTCTGTGCCGTTAAG GCTGTTCTTGCATCGAGATCCAGAGTTTTCCAAAAGCTCCTGTACCAAGCTCCATCGCCCCAAAGAAGGAAGGAACCCCCTCAGCGCGAAAATAAACTCAGGCTGTTCCTCAAGAGATCCTCAGAGCCCCTTCTCAATCTACAGAATGCTGCTCAGCAG agaagtGGATTTACGAACCAGTTAGCGCCAATTCCTGAg CCAACAGGACACCAGCACCAGACATTGATCATTGAGGAATTTGAGCCGGATGTCTTCCGGCAATTGATTGAATACATCCATACGGGAGGCGTGACTCTACAGCCCCGAACTTTGTTGGGAGTTATGAATGCTGCAGACTATTATGGTCTAGAGGAATTGAGGAAGGCCTGTGCCGGATTTGTGCAGTATTGCATCAATGTGGACACCGTATGTGCTCTTTTAGCATCCGCTGAGCGATATATTCAGTATAAATGCACGAAAAATCTGGTGCAGAAAGTACTGGAATTTGTGGATGAGCATGGAAATGAAGTACTCAACCTTGGCAGTTTTACTCTACTGCCACAGCATGTGGTGCGACTGATTCTGGCACGAGAGGAGCTCCGTGCCGATGAATTCACCAAGTTCCAGGCAGCTCTCATGTGGAGCAAGAAGTATTGTGACAATAATCCG ATCAATCCCCTGAAGGAGGTCTTGGGAAATTTCCTAGAGTACATTCAATTCCACAAAATACCAGCAAATGTGCTGATGCGAGAAATTCATCCTCTTGGCCTTGTACCATATTCCATTATAATGAATGCTCTAGCTTTTCAG GCTGACCCGGCTAGTGTGGATCCAGGCAAATTGTCACCCAACTCAAGTCGTGTCCGTCGAGCTAGACATGCAAAAGGACGCTCAATGTCTGTCCAGAGTTCTCTTGATCCCTATGGTTCAAACACAACCCTCAGCTCTACTGGGAGCAGTGATCCGCCGAATGGAACTTGTAGCAGCAACTAG
- the LOC129803789 gene encoding serine-enriched protein isoform X2: MATALPTYHPSLFNMTAASFPEAYPSTSAACGYFESDLSIFENKSGLAEDMKFLASMPELCDVTFLVGETREPVCAVKAVLASRSRVFQKLLYQAPSPQRRKEPPQRENKLRLFLKRSSEPLLNLQNAAQQPTGHQHQTLIIEEFEPDVFRQLIEYIHTGGVTLQPRTLLGVMNAADYYGLEELRKACAGFVQYCINVDTVCALLASAERYIQYKCTKNLVQKVLEFVDEHGNEVLNLGSFTLLPQHVVRLILAREELRADEFTKFQAALMWSKKYCDNNPINPLKEVLGNFLEYIQFHKIPANVLMREIHPLGLVPYSIIMNALAFQADPASVDPGKLSPNSSRVRRARHAKGRSMSVQSSLDPYGSNTTLSSTGSSDPPNGTCSSN; the protein is encoded by the exons ATGGCAACAGCTCTTCCAACGTACCATCCGTCACTCTTCA ATATGACGGCAGCTTCTTTCCCCGAAGCTTATCCCTCAACATCCGCCGCTTGTGGATATTTCGAGTCCGATTTATCTATTTTCGAGAACAAAAGTGGACTAGCTGAGGACATGAAGTTCCTGGCATCGATGCCAGAACTCTGTGATGTCACGTTTCTGGTTGGAGAGACCAGGGAACCCGTCTGTGCCGTTAAG GCTGTTCTTGCATCGAGATCCAGAGTTTTCCAAAAGCTCCTGTACCAAGCTCCATCGCCCCAAAGAAGGAAGGAACCCCCTCAGCGCGAAAATAAACTCAGGCTGTTCCTCAAGAGATCCTCAGAGCCCCTTCTCAATCTACAGAATGCTGCTCAGCAG CCAACAGGACACCAGCACCAGACATTGATCATTGAGGAATTTGAGCCGGATGTCTTCCGGCAATTGATTGAATACATCCATACGGGAGGCGTGACTCTACAGCCCCGAACTTTGTTGGGAGTTATGAATGCTGCAGACTATTATGGTCTAGAGGAATTGAGGAAGGCCTGTGCCGGATTTGTGCAGTATTGCATCAATGTGGACACCGTATGTGCTCTTTTAGCATCCGCTGAGCGATATATTCAGTATAAATGCACGAAAAATCTGGTGCAGAAAGTACTGGAATTTGTGGATGAGCATGGAAATGAAGTACTCAACCTTGGCAGTTTTACTCTACTGCCACAGCATGTGGTGCGACTGATTCTGGCACGAGAGGAGCTCCGTGCCGATGAATTCACCAAGTTCCAGGCAGCTCTCATGTGGAGCAAGAAGTATTGTGACAATAATCCG ATCAATCCCCTGAAGGAGGTCTTGGGAAATTTCCTAGAGTACATTCAATTCCACAAAATACCAGCAAATGTGCTGATGCGAGAAATTCATCCTCTTGGCCTTGTACCATATTCCATTATAATGAATGCTCTAGCTTTTCAG GCTGACCCGGCTAGTGTGGATCCAGGCAAATTGTCACCCAACTCAAGTCGTGTCCGTCGAGCTAGACATGCAAAAGGACGCTCAATGTCTGTCCAGAGTTCTCTTGATCCCTATGGTTCAAACACAACCCTCAGCTCTACTGGGAGCAGTGATCCGCCGAATGGAACTTGTAGCAGCAACTAG
- the LOC129803759 gene encoding serine-enriched protein-like: protein MSLSRQNTVRQSHRRKNSMTASLNLQGRRSPCGTAPEQRSPQGRRSPVFLSYEQSRSGHRSPTDRRSPTSSIHVQQQSGHRSPIDYEKRSPISGVAPPLDRKMSGGISPDERRTSLQQSLILGRRSPIGFSQGMMIPLTPSRSPTLPIPPITISNPSETIAIIQRQIDSTVESSADEKSPPPVERKEKTSVMREILAFVRKPSKKVTTRTSRFAAAFSRAESTSGSPLLRQSTFSSAPTASSRAAKSAVTKQMSEVSLEPKMSQRFKNLAYTTKLSLRLRRSDTGSKGKDMKKSSGEEASDVESITDVRAVEKLGTKPSLSSTNGGLSFELENVYFEKVGDSYIKHEQIREETLEESSPVKSVSSGEKRTAEGTLEPQRIGMSGKSPLEEETERIEELKRSLLSLLPPVEGSVDDATQDTTEAVPEFTLEKPQVPATTKMQCPTFEIEPPSRRASFDPPRSPYLENLRSPGARGDDASGVRRDSGADSFEIVDTDRNRESSFEDRYSSIDTSFDISRYHSTSYEDQTSSFEMMEATPGDKRSPYDLRKSSIELVDVETFQQRSGGSSDGRKSSLETHFDYTLPHGMAKHFHSRKHYHQQRAAMPRPRSPLSQQTSSNYSSRDSYDSASEPLAQKRLSGSRSPFADPTRQHFPLPARSPCTGVDGEPFLCMDHRCAAIFEPRPPRTSSPYLTTSSGSEFEPPSPRRASSVSPKHTFTFRIVLKKVESSPDDLCPTREPRRSRVDRHKRRDSRRKRLMDTGKSF from the exons ATGTCTCTGTCACGACAGAACACCGTTCGGCAGTCTCATCGGAGAAAGAATAGCATGACAGCGTCGCTGAATTTGCAGGGACGGCGGAGTCCCTGCGGAACCGCGCCAGAGCAGCGCAGTCCGCAGGGACGTCGCAGCCCCGTCTTTCTCAGCTACGAACAGTCACGCTCAGGACACCGCAGTCCAACTGATCGGCGAAGTCCAACTTCCTCAATTCACGTACAGCAGCAATCGGGGCATCGGAGTCCTATTGACTATGAAAAGCGAAGCCCAATATCTGGAGTTGCACCACCGCTTGATCGAAAAATGTCAGGAGGAATATCACCGGATGAGCGAAG GACTTCTCTACAACAGTCACTGATCTTGGGCAGACGAAGTCCCATTGGTTTCTCGCAAGGAATGATGATCCCTCTAACACCTAGTCGTAGCCCAACGCTTCCTATTCCACCCATAACAATCTCCAATCCTTCAGAAACAATTGCCATCATCCAACGCCAGATTGACAGCACAGTTGAGTCCTCGGCAGATGAAAAGAGTCCTCCTCCAGTTGAGCGCAAGGAGAAGACTAGCGTTATGCGAGAAATCCTGGCTTTTGTGCGCAAACCTTCTAAGAAGGTCACGACGAGAACTAGTCGTTTTGCTGCAGCTTTCTCAAGAGCAGAATCCACATCTGGAAGTCCTTTGCTGCGCCAGAGCACCTTTTCCAGTGCCCCAACGGCATCTAGTCGAGCAGCCAAGAGTGCAGTCACTAAGCAAATGTCGGAAGTCAGCTTGGAACCGAAGATGTCTCAACGCTTTAAAAATCTAGCCTACACGACAAAACTCTCTCTGAGGCTTCGAAGGTCCGACACAGGTAGCAAAGGCAAGGACATGAAGAAATCTAGTGGAGAGGAAGCCAGCGATGTAGAGAGCATAACAGATGTGAGAGCGGTAGAGAAATTGGGTACTAAGCCTTCTCTTAGCAGTACTAATg GTGGACTGTCATTTGAGTTGGAGAATGTGTACTTTGAAAAAGTAGGAGATTCCTATATCAAGCACGAACAGATCCGCGAGGAGACTCTTGAAGAATCTAGTCCTGTAAAGTCTGTTTCGAGTGGAGAGAAACGAACAGCTGAGGGAACATTGGAACCTCAGCGTATTGGGATGAGCGGAAAATCACCGCTGGAGGAAGAGACGGAACGCATTGAAGAGCTCAAAAGGAGCCTCTTGAGCCTCCTTCCACCGGTGGAGGGAAGTGTAGATGATGCGACTCAAGATACGACTGAGGCTGTCCCAGAGTTTACGCTCGAGAAGCCACAAGTGCCTGCCACCACCAAGATGCAGTGTCCCACGTTCGAGATCGAGCCCCCATCCCGGCGTGCATCCTTTGATCCACCTCGGTCACCCTATCTGGAAAATCTCCGGAGTCCAGGTGCTCGAGGTGATGATGCAAGTGGTGTACGCAGGGACTCGGGGGCGGATAGTTTCGAAATTGTGGACACTGATCGCAATCGTGAATCGAGCTTTGAAGACCGCTATTCATCCATTGACACGAGTTTCGACATATCCAG GTACCACTCGACGAGTTACGAAGATCAAACATCAAGCTTCGAAATGATGGAAGCCACTCCCGGTGATAAGAGATCACCCTATGATCTCCGTAAATCGTCGATTGAGCTCGTGGATGTTGAAACCTTCCAGCAACGCTCAGGTGGCAGCAGCGATGGTCGCAAATCCTCTTTGGAAACACATTTTGACTATACTCTGCCCCATGGTATGGCCAAACACTTCCACTCCCGCAAACATTACCATCAGCAACGAGCAGCTATGCCTCGACCACGTAGCCCACTCTCGCAGCAAACGTCATCCAATTACAGTTCTCGTGACTCCTATGATTCAGCTTCAGAGCCTCTGGCTCAGAAGCGTCTTTCTGGCTCTCGAAGCCCCTTTGCAGATCCTACGCGTCAGCACTTTCCACTTCCGGCTCGATCACCTTGTACCGGCGTCGACGGGGAACCTTTCCTGTGCATGGATCACCGTTGTGCCGCCATCTTTGAACCACGTCCACCACGAACTTCCTCTCCCTACCTTACCACCTCCAGCGGCAGCGAATTCGAGCCACCGTCGCCGCGACGTGCCTCCTCAGTGTCACCCAAGCACACCTTTACTTTCCGCATTGTGCTCAAGAAAGTCGAAAGCAGTCCTGATGATTTGTGTCCAACACGTGAACCACGAAGGAGTCGCGTTGACAGACACAAGAGACGTGATAGCCGTCGCAAGAGACTCATGGACACGGGAAAGAGTTTCTAG